The Acidianus infernus genome window below encodes:
- a CDS encoding radical SAM protein, with amino-acid sequence MISSPDWVRLSFGADMVLGFSPGKFLKGALNTTINLLEYYPDGCKANCIYCGQAREVAKGPECKTLIRVEWPLRKLDDVLNRIKEREGNPEYGLQRICVGQLAHPRASPDAIEITKRIREKGIELQISELVTATYTFKQHMIEMRKAGADMIDVAIDAASKRVFDQVRGKPVRSMHRWERYIQAIDEAVEVFGKKNAGIHLIVGLGETEKEAVELIWYAHSRGAKISLFAFYPEVGTPMQNKKPVPLNVYRRIQLARWLIENDLVKLEDFTFDEEGKIVDINIPQDLSLKELAPAFMTSGCPGCNRPYSNERPGSVLKNYPWYPDEKQTLSAIKASKIPSLIKRFVN; translated from the coding sequence ATGATAAGTAGTCCAGATTGGGTTAGGTTAAGTTTCGGGGCAGACATGGTTTTAGGTTTCAGCCCCGGAAAATTTCTAAAGGGAGCGTTAAATACTACAATAAATCTCCTAGAGTACTATCCTGACGGATGTAAAGCAAACTGTATCTACTGCGGTCAAGCCAGAGAAGTAGCTAAAGGACCAGAATGCAAAACGTTAATAAGAGTTGAGTGGCCTCTAAGAAAACTTGACGACGTGTTAAATAGAATTAAAGAAAGGGAAGGAAATCCTGAATACGGACTTCAAAGGATATGCGTAGGGCAGTTAGCTCATCCAAGAGCTTCTCCAGACGCAATAGAAATCACTAAAAGAATTAGAGAGAAGGGAATAGAATTACAAATATCTGAACTAGTAACTGCAACATATACTTTTAAACAACATATGATCGAAATGAGAAAGGCAGGGGCAGACATGATAGACGTTGCAATTGATGCTGCCAGTAAAAGAGTTTTTGACCAAGTTAGAGGAAAGCCAGTGAGAAGTATGCATAGATGGGAAAGGTACATTCAAGCAATTGATGAAGCTGTAGAGGTGTTTGGCAAAAAGAACGCTGGAATTCATTTAATTGTTGGCCTAGGAGAGACTGAAAAAGAAGCTGTCGAGTTAATTTGGTACGCTCATAGTAGGGGGGCTAAAATAAGCTTATTTGCGTTCTATCCGGAAGTGGGAACTCCTATGCAAAACAAAAAGCCAGTTCCACTAAATGTTTACAGAAGAATTCAGTTAGCCAGATGGTTAATAGAGAATGACCTAGTTAAGTTAGAGGACTTTACTTTTGACGAAGAAGGCAAGATAGTTGATATAAATATTCCCCAAGACCTGAGCTTAAAGGAACTTGCGCCGGCCTTTATGACGAGCGGGTGCCCAGGTTGTAATAGACCTTATTCTAACGAAAGGCCAGGAAGTGTATTGAAGAATTATCCTTGGTATCCAGACGAGAAGCAAACCTTATCTGCAATAAAGGCAAGCAAAATACCATCTTTAATAAAGAGGTTTGTAAACTGA